The window ATCAATCATGCTTGTCTTCTCGCGTAATAATAAATACTTTTATTGTTCCCTTCGGCTTTATCACGTTTGACTCGAAATTAATCGCTACCGTATTTTTAAAAAGATTACTAAAATCGGTCTCAAGTAAATTTAAAGGTTTAGCGGTCAAGTTTTTTACCGATAGGCATCCGCCGCTTAAACCCCGGTAACGGTAGCTTAAATATTGAGTAATAAGCCGCTCTTTAGTTTGTTGCAGGGTACGGTTAACACCGGTTACGTAATATTTGTCCTTTTCATTCTCGATCATCGTCCTCATCATTGCGGATATTTCGGATTTTAGCTGAGGATTTGTACGTGCCGTAATATCGCTAGACGACAAAGAGGTATT is drawn from Candidatus Trichorickettsia mobilis and contains these coding sequences:
- a CDS encoding type-F conjugative transfer system secretin TraK yields the protein LCLAAKLSLSVKLLLITFACSVCASTEFKYSGNKKIETVIAVNELNRIGVVGGEVIEVIGDENKYSLYWSGDFRNLFIKPKVEVGETIELSLIIPQGGAQDIRFTVGDTAAQTIFINLGKESNTSLSSSDITARTNPQLKSEISAMMRTMIENEKDKYYVTGVNRTLQQTKERLITQYLSYRYRGLSGGCLSVKNLTAKPLNLLETDFSNLFKNTVAINFESNVIKPKGTIKVFIITREDKHD